From a region of the Zonotrichia albicollis isolate bZonAlb1 chromosome 5, bZonAlb1.hap1, whole genome shotgun sequence genome:
- the LOC102072063 gene encoding C-C motif chemokine 3, with amino-acid sequence MTDSFSSVKPCTHPVVGDIKGDQQEQRLLCRGQPYRHRSSSVTRGSLSLPSTMRVLSAALAVLLLVAICSLAEADPSIPSSAALYKQNAEDTTCCFSYISRPIPRMMISSAYVTSNTCSRPAVVLVTRRGTKVCADPSARWVQEYLKDMRLQ; translated from the exons ATGACAGACTCATTTTCTTCCGTGAAACCCTGTACCCACCCAGTGGTGGGGGATATAAAAGGAgatcagcaggagcagaggttacTGTGCAGAGGACAGCCCTACAGACACCGCAGCTCCAGCGTCACTCGTGGCTCTCTCAGCCTTCCTAGCACCATGAGGGTCCTGTCAGCTGCCCTGGCTGTTCTGCTCCTTGTGGCCATCTGCTCCCTGGCTGAGGCTGatcccagcatccccagcagcGCTGCACTTTACAAGCAGAACG CTGAAGACACCACCTGCTGCTTCTCCTACATTTCCCGCCCCATTCCACGCATGATGATCAGCTCTGCCTACGTGACCAGCAACACCTGCTCAAGGCCAGCTGTGGT CCTGGTCACCAGGAGAGGAACAAAGGTGTGTGCAGACCCCAGTGCTCGCTGGGTGCAGGAATACCTGAAGGACATGAGGCTTCAGTAG